One window of the Clostridium sp. MB40-C1 genome contains the following:
- a CDS encoding methyl-accepting chemotaxis protein: MKNNKPNYLIFTSLIILFVINTITAKLLTNLILNLISILVFSLFITIIINKIYYKKLEIIKEFMRKINKNDYTIDFSNISDSGFKEIAEEIQNLIKNLKENFKQQVQMTTEITEVSNKLNFIANESGESMNALHTSAEFTCDGSEKQVMMLEEISKNTINIVNTLRSITDEMKDTSLFAEESIGAAQNGINSTSNISNKINEIKLLTKNTHNEAESLKKYSEQVVSMTNLIGTIAKQTNMLALNATIEAARAGEHGKGFSVVANEVGKLSSKTTEVAKQIDSIVTTLQKEITNIANSTLQETQHVEEGYNEVQNTIKEFNKINSSLCTSIDKIKKISKDINNINDNGQEIASSIEEITQFSIEIYTQMQESQAHVNEENNELSNLKEISSNLKTKAEDMQQYVAGKVMENRMLKAVDYIKNQVSDKNINKTLLDRLLIDSNVDSIIITDKEGIVKYCNDQSAIGLNLYDVDSRFTLLKEGKANHITTPIKKRAEDGKLFKFLAIIHDGIIYQAGLSVDSLLKL, from the coding sequence TTGAAAAACAATAAGCCTAACTATTTAATTTTTACATCTTTAATAATATTATTTGTTATAAACACTATCACAGCTAAGTTGTTAACTAATTTAATTCTTAATTTAATTAGTATTTTAGTTTTTTCATTATTTATAACTATCATAATAAATAAAATCTACTATAAAAAATTAGAAATAATTAAGGAGTTCATGCGCAAAATCAACAAAAACGATTACACAATAGATTTTAGCAATATAAGCGATAGTGGTTTTAAAGAAATAGCGGAAGAAATACAAAATCTTATTAAAAATTTAAAAGAAAACTTTAAGCAACAAGTACAAATGACTACTGAAATTACAGAAGTAAGTAACAAATTAAATTTTATAGCAAATGAATCTGGAGAATCCATGAATGCACTGCATACTTCTGCTGAATTCACTTGTGATGGTAGTGAAAAACAAGTAATGATGCTTGAAGAAATATCTAAAAATACTATAAACATCGTAAATACTCTTAGAAGTATAACTGATGAAATGAAGGACACATCATTATTTGCTGAAGAATCTATAGGTGCTGCACAAAATGGTATAAATTCAACTTCTAATATATCAAACAAAATTAATGAAATCAAACTTCTTACGAAAAACACTCATAATGAAGCAGAATCTCTAAAAAAATATTCAGAACAAGTAGTATCTATGACAAATCTTATTGGTACTATAGCAAAGCAAACAAATATGTTAGCTTTAAATGCAACTATCGAAGCAGCTAGAGCTGGAGAACATGGAAAAGGCTTTTCAGTGGTTGCTAATGAAGTTGGAAAACTTTCTAGCAAAACTACAGAAGTAGCAAAACAAATAGATAGTATTGTAACCACTTTACAAAAAGAAATAACAAATATAGCTAATTCCACTTTACAGGAAACTCAACATGTTGAAGAGGGATACAATGAAGTTCAAAATACTATAAAAGAATTCAACAAGATAAACTCCTCTCTTTGCACTAGCATTGATAAAATAAAAAAGATAAGTAAAGACATAAACAATATAAATGACAATGGTCAAGAAATAGCTTCTAGTATTGAGGAAATAACTCAGTTTTCTATAGAAATATATACACAAATGCAGGAATCTCAAGCTCATGTTAATGAAGAAAATAATGAACTATCCAATCTAAAAGAAATTTCAAGTAATCTTAAAACAAAGGCTGAGGATATGCAACAATATGTGGCAGGAAAAGTAATGGAAAATAGAATGCTAAAAGCTGTTGATTATATAAAAAATCAAGTTTCAGATAAAAACATTAATAAAACATTATTAGATAGATTATTAATAGATTCTAACGTAGATAGCATTATTATTACGGATAAAGAAGGCATAGTTAAATATTGTAATGATCAATCAGCTATTGGTCTTAATCTTTATGATGTAGATTCAAGATTTACTTTATTAAAGGAAGGCAAAGCAAACCATATTACAACACCAATAAAGAAAAGAGCTGAAGATGGAAAATTATTTAAATTTCTGGCTATTATTCATGACGGCATTATTTATCAAGCAGGATTATCTGTAGATTCCTTGCTTAAATTATAA
- a CDS encoding ribonuclease J: MKNKDSVRVIPLGGLGEIGKNITAFEYKDEIIVIDCGIAFPDENMHGVDLVIPDITYLLNNADKVKGIFLTHGHEDHIGGLPYILKQLNVPVYGTKLTLGLVENKLSEENILSQCKLEVVEVGGIVELDNFKIEFIRVTHSIADSCAIAIHTPVGVILHTGDFKIDHTPIDGLVMDLERISALGKEGVLLLMADSTNVERKGHTISEKAIGDTLTRIFSSAEGRVIVATFASNIHRMQQIINSSLQYGRKVAFSGRSMENVSKVAMDLGYLHIPEGCIVDVDEIKNYPNNKITIITTGSQGEPMAALARIAFSNHRKISIEPKDLFIISASPIPGNEKLISKVINELFRKGADVIYDDLEEVHVSGHAYREELKLIHALVHPKFFMPVHGEYRHLKHHVDLARKLGMKDENIFNLQMGNVLEVSEEEAKICGKVHTGSVFVDGLGVGDVGNIVLRDRRHLAEDGMLTIVVTLERESYSIIAGPDIITRGFIYVKESEDLIHEVKSIVRSELNKSLENNIIEWYVLKTSMKKAVERFLYEKTKRRPIILPIIMEI; the protein is encoded by the coding sequence ATGAAAAATAAAGATAGTGTAAGAGTTATTCCCCTAGGAGGACTTGGGGAGATTGGTAAAAATATAACTGCTTTTGAATATAAAGATGAAATAATAGTAATAGATTGTGGTATAGCTTTTCCTGATGAGAATATGCACGGGGTAGATCTAGTAATTCCTGATATAACTTATTTATTAAATAATGCAGATAAGGTAAAGGGTATTTTCCTAACCCATGGACATGAAGATCATATTGGAGGATTACCTTATATATTGAAGCAGCTAAATGTACCTGTTTATGGTACTAAATTGACACTTGGATTAGTTGAAAACAAGTTGAGTGAAGAGAACATACTTTCACAGTGTAAGCTTGAAGTAGTAGAAGTTGGAGGCATAGTTGAATTAGATAATTTTAAAATTGAATTTATAAGAGTCACTCACAGCATAGCAGATTCTTGTGCTATTGCTATTCATACTCCAGTGGGGGTAATATTACATACTGGTGATTTTAAAATAGATCATACACCTATTGATGGGTTAGTTATGGATTTGGAACGTATATCAGCTTTGGGTAAAGAGGGTGTATTGCTGCTTATGGCTGATAGCACAAATGTAGAACGTAAAGGACACACAATTTCAGAAAAGGCAATAGGAGATACTTTAACTAGAATTTTTTCTAGTGCAGAAGGAAGAGTTATCGTAGCAACATTTGCTTCTAATATTCATAGAATGCAGCAGATAATAAATTCTTCTTTGCAATATGGAAGAAAGGTAGCATTTAGCGGAAGAAGCATGGAGAACGTATCAAAGGTAGCTATGGACTTAGGATATTTACATATACCAGAAGGGTGCATTGTAGATGTAGATGAAATAAAAAATTATCCTAATAATAAGATAACTATAATAACTACTGGAAGTCAGGGAGAACCTATGGCGGCTCTTGCAAGGATAGCTTTTTCTAATCATAGAAAAATTAGCATTGAACCAAAAGATTTATTTATTATTTCTGCATCACCGATTCCTGGAAATGAAAAACTTATATCTAAAGTAATCAATGAATTATTTAGAAAGGGTGCAGATGTAATTTATGATGATTTAGAAGAAGTTCATGTATCAGGTCATGCATATAGAGAAGAATTAAAGTTAATTCATGCACTAGTTCATCCTAAGTTTTTTATGCCAGTTCATGGGGAATATAGGCATCTAAAACATCACGTAGATTTAGCCAGAAAATTAGGTATGAAGGATGAAAATATATTTAATCTGCAAATGGGAAATGTATTAGAAGTATCAGAAGAGGAAGCTAAGATATGTGGCAAAGTTCATACGGGTTCTGTATTTGTAGATGGTCTTGGAGTTGGAGATGTTGGCAATATAGTCCTTAGAGATAGAAGACATTTAGCTGAAGATGGTATGCTTACTATAGTTGTTACCTTAGAAAGAGAGTCTTACAGTATCATAGCAGGGCCAGACATTATAACAAGGGGATTTATATATGTAAAGGAATCAGAGGATTTAATTCATGAAGTAAAATCGATTGTTAGAAGTGAACTTAATAAATCTTTAGAAAATAATATTATTGAGTGGTATGTATTAAAAACCAGCATGAAAAAAGCTGTAGAAAGATTCTTATATGAAAAGACAAAACGAAGACCAATTATTCTTCCTATTATTATGGAAATTTAA
- a CDS encoding DMT family transporter — protein MLNCTKTKQGYLLALIAGISWGFLGVFVKLLNNSGFESMTISAFRPTIGIIFYLIVTLIKDPKCFKTDLKGLLFFACYGIFALDGMFISSSYAVKYTGVATASVLLFINPIIVVILSYFVFKEKFTLKKFIALTLTLIGCCLVVRAYDSTAFKVNFIGIVWGIISGLTVAVQNILGKIAVKKYSQKTFLVYTFLFGAIFLWFFISPWTLVKSIKDTNSLITILGLGLFATILPNEAIIRALKYVESGKVSIIASIEPLVASVLAFVLFGELFEIPQLIGMALIISSILLIQLKDKENAEEGSLDEHFKSNMLLKESSH, from the coding sequence ATGTTAAATTGTACTAAAACTAAACAAGGTTATTTATTAGCTCTAATCGCAGGAATTTCATGGGGATTTTTAGGTGTCTTTGTAAAGCTTTTAAATAATTCAGGGTTTGAATCCATGACAATATCTGCGTTCAGACCAACAATAGGAATAATTTTTTATCTTATAGTAACCTTAATAAAAGATCCTAAGTGCTTTAAAACAGATCTAAAAGGACTGCTATTCTTCGCTTGTTATGGCATATTTGCCTTAGATGGAATGTTTATTTCTTCTAGCTATGCTGTTAAATATACAGGGGTTGCTACAGCTTCAGTTTTATTATTTATAAATCCTATTATTGTAGTTATTTTATCCTATTTTGTATTCAAAGAAAAATTTACACTAAAAAAATTCATAGCTTTAACTTTAACTTTAATAGGTTGCTGTTTAGTTGTAAGAGCCTATGATAGTACCGCTTTTAAAGTTAACTTTATAGGAATAGTATGGGGAATTATTTCAGGACTTACCGTTGCAGTACAAAACATCTTAGGAAAGATTGCAGTAAAAAAATATTCTCAAAAAACATTTTTAGTATACACATTTTTATTTGGAGCAATATTTTTATGGTTCTTTATATCTCCATGGACTTTAGTAAAATCAATTAAAGATACAAATTCATTAATTACTATTCTTGGCCTAGGACTTTTTGCTACAATTTTACCAAATGAAGCAATTATTAGAGCCTTAAAATATGTTGAGTCAGGTAAAGTAAGCATTATCGCAAGCATAGAGCCTTTAGTTGCTTCTGTATTAGCTTTTGTGCTTTTTGGTGAACTATTCGAAATTCCTCAATTAATAGGTATGGCTTTAATTATTTCTTCAATACTATTAATTCAATTAAAAGATAAAGAAAATGCTGAAGAAGGATCTCTAGATGAGCACTTTAAAAGTAACATGCTTTTAAAAGAATCTAGCCACTAA
- a CDS encoding DUF5050 domain-containing protein yields MKKAMRVLAKTTFLICATLGLGSQANAEVVNSGQAVSEKKAWIIKFNNKVKLDDVTKNYIKVVDSRGIFQNINLELEKDKKSIKVTPCDNGYKPGEKYTLKVMKGVKGESNKGLKKEISMDFYVKDNINNDKLNTSTNNVQNASFIVQDSEWIYYSDLSESNSIYRMKKDGSSKKVLYKGNSRICKLYLSNEYIYFVSHSDNFTQGEEYCIYRVKKDGVGKPQVICKNISVNYQFQIDGDSLYYVQDSRLMKSDLLGNNAKEIFKNIENTTDEVFFLLKDKWIYYFGFDYRSGKATGIYKIKTDGSQKQCIVKNVDAQSMKASSINIDGNYIYYKNFSGDVFKSDLKGRDLEHVRFLNGVSAINVFNGYIHYLYEGAIHKIKDDGTEHSILAQKSLNDFDYINIVNGELWYLDTNKELKSVPIVTKDNGEEDKDSNSGNPVSLKEGDSFYIKGINSLSSKVIKIETADVNGDGKKENVILAGVNENYSYKDLKIFIQDTSNGEILGYDSLKNFSCEEMGNSISLGDFNKDKISDIKVDLLLNTQRGMHATYIYTFTKDKLNKIFHENMIPAKAQDFKYKLLDDKSIKVYDDKGNSYIVNLASDDEEHYKYLTNIGIGPSITVFYEGEDIDKDGSLELSRTIYLVGVSYSDFLCSAKTTYKYNPSTSKWEYKGLHVKSEFFPCTKISSSNSDKDDENNNEQDKQKSSIQNFIEKNNTIYYVQDKWTKRSKNDYYLSDSYLRGIKNDLSTSSTIANDISGKIQTYGKYMYYVSAYGVNLHRVKLDGSNDTVISKDIVKDFCISDGYIYYCGDKGGIYKMKQDGRDVAILEKDKAEELVILDDWIYYINNNDGHLYKMKTDGTSREDLGVTANKMLGASEDGVYYCISQKDGSSNLYRANIDGKRSKCIFEGLLKGYTVYDGYVYCVNNTSNCIYKMRYDGSDLVKLSDEKAKDIIGVSEDFIYYKAGDTLDKECLYRIKKTGGKPEKVD; encoded by the coding sequence TTGAAAAAGGCAATGAGAGTATTGGCAAAAACAACATTTTTAATTTGTGCAACTTTAGGTTTAGGGTCACAAGCAAATGCTGAGGTTGTAAATTCCGGACAAGCAGTAAGTGAAAAAAAAGCTTGGATAATTAAATTTAATAATAAAGTTAAACTTGATGACGTTACTAAAAATTATATTAAAGTAGTGGATTCAAGAGGGATATTTCAAAATATAAATTTAGAATTAGAAAAAGATAAAAAGTCAATAAAAGTAACACCTTGTGATAATGGATACAAACCAGGAGAAAAATATACATTAAAAGTTATGAAAGGTGTTAAAGGTGAAAGCAACAAGGGATTGAAAAAAGAAATTTCTATGGATTTTTATGTAAAAGATAATATAAATAACGACAAACTAAATACTTCTACTAACAATGTACAAAATGCTTCTTTTATTGTACAAGATTCTGAGTGGATATATTATAGTGATTTAAGTGAAAGCAATAGTATATATAGAATGAAAAAAGATGGAAGTTCTAAAAAGGTACTTTATAAAGGCAATAGTAGAATATGCAAACTTTATTTATCCAATGAATACATATATTTTGTATCACACAGCGATAATTTTACACAAGGAGAAGAGTATTGCATTTATAGAGTAAAAAAAGATGGGGTTGGTAAGCCACAAGTTATATGTAAAAATATTTCTGTAAATTATCAATTCCAAATAGATGGTGATAGCCTTTATTATGTACAAGATTCTAGATTAATGAAAAGTGACTTGTTAGGAAACAATGCTAAAGAAATTTTCAAAAATATAGAAAATACTACAGATGAAGTTTTCTTTTTATTAAAAGATAAATGGATATATTACTTCGGGTTTGATTACAGATCTGGTAAAGCAACTGGTATATATAAAATAAAAACAGATGGAAGTCAAAAACAATGCATAGTTAAAAATGTAGATGCTCAAAGTATGAAGGCAAGTTCTATAAATATAGATGGAAACTATATTTATTATAAAAACTTTTCAGGAGATGTATTTAAATCTGATTTAAAAGGCAGAGATTTAGAACATGTGAGGTTTCTAAATGGAGTATCAGCAATTAATGTATTTAATGGATATATACACTATTTATATGAAGGTGCTATACATAAAATAAAAGACGATGGAACAGAGCACAGTATATTAGCACAAAAAAGTTTAAATGATTTTGATTATATAAATATAGTCAATGGAGAATTATGGTACTTAGATACAAATAAAGAGTTGAAAAGTGTACCTATAGTAACTAAAGATAATGGAGAAGAAGATAAAGATTCTAACTCTGGAAATCCTGTTTCTTTAAAAGAGGGGGATAGCTTTTATATTAAGGGTATAAACAGTCTTTCTTCAAAAGTTATCAAAATTGAAACTGCAGATGTTAATGGGGATGGAAAAAAGGAAAATGTAATATTAGCAGGAGTAAATGAAAATTATTCTTATAAGGATTTAAAAATATTTATTCAAGATACATCAAATGGAGAAATATTAGGTTATGATTCATTAAAGAATTTTAGTTGCGAGGAAATGGGAAACTCCATATCTTTAGGCGATTTTAATAAAGATAAAATAAGTGATATAAAAGTCGATTTGCTTTTAAATACTCAAAGAGGAATGCATGCAACATATATATATACTTTTACTAAGGATAAATTAAATAAAATTTTCCATGAAAATATGATTCCAGCTAAAGCTCAAGATTTTAAGTATAAACTCTTAGATGATAAAAGCATAAAAGTTTATGATGATAAAGGGAATAGTTATATAGTAAATCTTGCATCAGATGATGAGGAACATTATAAATATTTAACCAATATAGGAATCGGACCTAGCATTACAGTGTTTTATGAAGGGGAAGATATAGATAAAGATGGAAGCTTAGAATTAAGTAGAACTATATATTTAGTAGGTGTTTCTTATAGTGACTTTTTGTGTAGTGCTAAAACAACATATAAATATAACCCTTCTACATCAAAGTGGGAATATAAAGGATTGCATGTAAAAAGCGAATTTTTCCCATGTACTAAGATTAGTAGTAGCAATAGCGATAAGGACGATGAAAATAATAATGAACAAGATAAACAGAAGTCATCTATACAAAATTTTATAGAAAAGAATAATACAATATATTACGTTCAAGATAAGTGGACTAAAAGAAGTAAAAATGATTATTATTTAAGTGATTCATATTTACGCGGAATTAAAAATGACTTAAGTACAAGTAGCACAATAGCAAATGATATAAGTGGAAAGATTCAAACTTATGGTAAATATATGTATTATGTAAGTGCTTATGGAGTAAATTTGCATAGAGTAAAACTGGATGGAAGTAATGATACAGTAATATCTAAAGACATTGTTAAGGACTTCTGTATTTCAGATGGTTATATTTATTATTGTGGGGACAAAGGTGGAATCTATAAGATGAAGCAAGATGGAAGAGATGTGGCTATACTAGAGAAAGATAAAGCAGAAGAGTTAGTTATCTTAGATGATTGGATTTATTATATTAATAATAATGATGGACATTTATATAAAATGAAAACAGATGGAACTTCAAGAGAAGATTTAGGAGTTACAGCTAATAAAATGTTAGGTGCAAGTGAGGATGGAGTGTATTATTGTATATCACAAAAAGATGGTTCTTCAAATTTATATAGAGCAAATATTGATGGAAAAAGATCTAAATGTATTTTTGAAGGACTTTTGAAAGGATATACTGTATATGACGGTTATGTTTATTGTGTAAATAATACTAGTAACTGTATTTATAAGATGAGATATGATGGAAGTGATTTAGTTAAGTTAAGTGATGAAAAAGCTAAAGATATAATAGGTGTTTCAGAAGATTTTATTTATTATAAAGCAGGAGATACTTTAGATAAAGAGTGCTTATATAGAATAAAGAAGACAGGCGGTAAACCAGAAAAAGTTGATTAA
- a CDS encoding GNAT family N-acetyltransferase, which yields MNSNIEQLDKEYQLLLLTEQHIRTLYNWNIEEKHLEYYTCRPLTSHKSFKEYACKTLKSILEKKSKIYVLVKKDNWNIPLGKITLFDLNLRNHSAEFGYYLPKNNRAKGLGGIMLNKFIEAAFKDYELNLNKIYATTSSNNFPSIKLLERFDFKLDGRLREHYWINENKYDQLIYSMLKHK from the coding sequence ATGAATAGTAATATTGAACAATTAGATAAGGAGTATCAATTACTTTTGTTAACAGAACAACATATTCGTACATTATATAATTGGAATATTGAAGAAAAACATTTAGAATATTACACTTGTCGTCCTTTAACATCACATAAATCTTTTAAAGAATATGCCTGTAAGACATTAAAGTCAATTTTAGAAAAAAAATCAAAAATCTATGTATTGGTAAAAAAAGATAATTGGAATATACCTTTAGGTAAAATAACCTTATTTGATTTGAATCTAAGAAACCATAGTGCTGAATTTGGATATTATTTACCTAAGAATAATAGAGCCAAAGGGTTAGGCGGTATTATGTTGAATAAGTTCATTGAAGCAGCTTTCAAGGATTATGAACTAAATTTAAATAAAATATATGCAACCACATCTTCAAATAATTTTCCTTCAATAAAACTTTTAGAGAGATTTGATTTTAAACTAGATGGAAGATTAAGAGAACATTATTGGATTAATGAAAATAAATATGACCAACTTATTTATTCAATGCTGAAACACAAATAA
- a CDS encoding GerMN domain-containing protein yields the protein MKKLILLIAIPLVLCSCGQKSVKNENNPSNKTEQVKSAGNAKEVVKEEVKEEIEEKASAYYPFAKNTEYKYEGKGSEHASKDVYPDFIEDNKMQLRIITSGTTSVKIIEKTENEVSLVYSKGEVYHRENCIQKEFKGNKDILIKAPIKTGNTWTTSNGDKRSITAVNKDIETKIGKLKALEVKTEGKDSTTLDYYVKDIGHVKSIYEDKQNKDFKVITEIKEINKDKALTEEIKFNYIKSTDTDFIRKTQYINVNFKTNEDIRKVFEKNLKNPPLKGLIPCFTKNVKINEMGIKKEGKISYIDLSQEFIKDMNAGAGLEGDILNCVAYTIGNYYNTSEVLLTVNNKPYESGHIILEKGETIKLK from the coding sequence ATGAAAAAACTAATTTTATTAATTGCAATACCTCTAGTATTATGTAGTTGTGGGCAGAAAAGTGTGAAAAATGAAAATAATCCATCAAATAAAACAGAGCAAGTTAAAAGTGCTGGTAATGCTAAAGAAGTAGTGAAAGAAGAAGTAAAAGAGGAAATAGAAGAAAAGGCTTCTGCCTATTATCCTTTTGCTAAAAATACAGAATATAAATATGAAGGAAAAGGTAGTGAACATGCTTCTAAAGATGTTTACCCAGACTTTATTGAAGATAATAAAATGCAATTAAGAATAATAACTTCAGGAACAACTTCCGTAAAGATTATAGAGAAAACTGAAAATGAAGTATCTTTAGTGTATTCTAAAGGAGAAGTTTATCATAGAGAAAACTGTATTCAAAAAGAATTCAAAGGGAATAAAGATATTTTAATTAAAGCACCTATAAAAACAGGTAATACATGGACTACATCTAATGGAGATAAAAGAAGTATTACAGCTGTTAATAAAGACATAGAAACTAAGATCGGAAAGCTAAAAGCTTTGGAAGTAAAAACAGAAGGAAAGGATTCTACAACTTTAGATTACTATGTTAAAGATATAGGACATGTAAAATCTATATATGAAGACAAACAAAATAAAGACTTTAAAGTAATAACTGAAATAAAAGAAATAAATAAAGATAAAGCATTAACAGAAGAAATTAAATTTAATTATATAAAATCAACAGATACAGATTTTATTAGAAAGACTCAATATATAAATGTTAATTTTAAAACTAATGAAGATATAAGAAAAGTATTTGAAAAAAATCTTAAAAATCCACCATTAAAGGGTTTAATACCTTGTTTCACTAAGAATGTAAAGATAAATGAAATGGGAATAAAAAAGGAAGGTAAGATTTCATACATTGATTTGTCACAGGAGTTTATTAAGGATATGAATGCAGGAGCTGGTTTAGAAGGCGATATACTTAACTGTGTTGCATATACTATAGGAAATTACTATAACACAAGTGAAGTATTGTTGACAGTAAACAATAAACCTTATGAATCTGGTCATATAATTCTTGAAAAAGGGGAAACAATTAAATTAAAATAA